A region from the Thalassophryne amazonica chromosome 2, fThaAma1.1, whole genome shotgun sequence genome encodes:
- the tbp gene encoding TATA-box-binding protein isoform X2: MDQNNSIPAFQGLASPQGAMTPGMPIFSPMMPYGSGLTPQPVQNTNSLSILEEQQRQQQQQQQQQQQQAQQANTGTSGQTPQLFHSQTVTGTTTTALPGNTPLYNTPMTPVTPVTPATPASESSGIVPQLQNIVSTVNLGCKLDLKTIALRARNAEYNPKRFAAVIMRIREPRTTALIFSSGKMVCTGAKSEEQSRLAARKYARVVQKLGFPAKFLDFKIQNMVGSCDVRFPIRLEGLVLTHKQFSSYEPELFPGLIYRMIKPRIVLLIFVSGKVVLTGAKVRGEIHEAFENIYPILKGFRKTS; this comes from the exons GGTGCCATGACGCCAGGAATGCCAATCTTCAGTCCTATGATGCCATACGGCTCAGGCCTGACACCCCAGCCTGTCCAGAACACCAACAGTCTGTCTATTCTGGAGGAACAacagaggcagcagcagcagcaacaacagcagcagcagcaacaagcaCAGCAGGCCAATACAG GAACATCAGGTCAGACTCCTCAGCTTTTCCATTCCCAGACAGTAACAGGCACAACTACCACAGCACTGCCTGGGAACACGCCACTCTACAACACACCAATGACTCCCGTCACccctgtcacaccagccactccAGCCTCCGAGAGCTCTGGAATAGTGCCACAGCTACA GAACATTGTATCTACTGTGAATCTGGGCTGCAAATTGGATTTGAAAACTATTGCCCTGAGAGCCAGAAATGCAGAGTACAACCCAAAG CGTTTTGCTGCAGTAATCATGAGAATACGAGAGCCCAGAACCACTGCACTCATCTTCAGTTCAGGAAAGATGGTCTGCACTGGAGCCAAGAG TGAGGAGCAGTCGAGATTGGCAGCCAGGAAGTATGCACGTGTGGTCCAGAAGCTTGGGTTTCCTGCTAAATTCTTGGACTTCAAGATTCAAAACATGGTGGGCAGCTGTGATGTGAGGTTTCCCATACGGCTAGAGGGTCTGGTTCTCACACACAAACagttcagcag TTATGAGCCAGAGCTGTTTCCGGGGCTGATCTACAGAATGATCAAACCTAGAATCGTCTTACTCATATTTGTTTCTGGCAAAGTTGTGCTTACAG GTGCCAAAGTGAGAGGCGAGATCCACGAGGCATTTGAAAACATCTACCCAATCTTGAAAGGCTTTCGTAAGACATCTTAG
- the tbp gene encoding TATA-box-binding protein isoform X1 — protein sequence MDQNNSIPAFQGLASPQGAMTPGMPIFSPMMPYGSGLTPQPVQNTNSLSILEEQQRQQQQQQQQQQQQAQQANTGLPGTSGQTPQLFHSQTVTGTTTTALPGNTPLYNTPMTPVTPVTPATPASESSGIVPQLQNIVSTVNLGCKLDLKTIALRARNAEYNPKRFAAVIMRIREPRTTALIFSSGKMVCTGAKSEEQSRLAARKYARVVQKLGFPAKFLDFKIQNMVGSCDVRFPIRLEGLVLTHKQFSSYEPELFPGLIYRMIKPRIVLLIFVSGKVVLTGAKVRGEIHEAFENIYPILKGFRKTS from the exons GGTGCCATGACGCCAGGAATGCCAATCTTCAGTCCTATGATGCCATACGGCTCAGGCCTGACACCCCAGCCTGTCCAGAACACCAACAGTCTGTCTATTCTGGAGGAACAacagaggcagcagcagcagcaacaacagcagcagcagcaacaagcaCAGCAGGCCAATACAG GTCTGCCAGGAACATCAGGTCAGACTCCTCAGCTTTTCCATTCCCAGACAGTAACAGGCACAACTACCACAGCACTGCCTGGGAACACGCCACTCTACAACACACCAATGACTCCCGTCACccctgtcacaccagccactccAGCCTCCGAGAGCTCTGGAATAGTGCCACAGCTACA GAACATTGTATCTACTGTGAATCTGGGCTGCAAATTGGATTTGAAAACTATTGCCCTGAGAGCCAGAAATGCAGAGTACAACCCAAAG CGTTTTGCTGCAGTAATCATGAGAATACGAGAGCCCAGAACCACTGCACTCATCTTCAGTTCAGGAAAGATGGTCTGCACTGGAGCCAAGAG TGAGGAGCAGTCGAGATTGGCAGCCAGGAAGTATGCACGTGTGGTCCAGAAGCTTGGGTTTCCTGCTAAATTCTTGGACTTCAAGATTCAAAACATGGTGGGCAGCTGTGATGTGAGGTTTCCCATACGGCTAGAGGGTCTGGTTCTCACACACAAACagttcagcag TTATGAGCCAGAGCTGTTTCCGGGGCTGATCTACAGAATGATCAAACCTAGAATCGTCTTACTCATATTTGTTTCTGGCAAAGTTGTGCTTACAG GTGCCAAAGTGAGAGGCGAGATCCACGAGGCATTTGAAAACATCTACCCAATCTTGAAAGGCTTTCGTAAGACATCTTAG